From Alphaproteobacteria bacterium, one genomic window encodes:
- a CDS encoding TRAP transporter large permease subunit, giving the protein MTEIMLYSMLFVIFAGLLLGYPVAFVLAGVSLLFAFLGSAMDVFDISFLNALPNRIYGIMLNELLLAVPLFIFMGVTLERAKIAEDLLETMSALFGTLRGGLGISVLIVGALLAASTGIVGATVVTMGLISLPSMIKAGYCPRISSGTICAAGTLGQIIPPSIVLILLGDQISSAWQTTQMRHGITATAPVTIADLFVAALLPGALLVGCYLTWLILNALFCAKKLPAMKSEERTRIMGNKGFMCVCKVLFPPLFLIAIVLGSILLGFATATESAAVGAVGALLLAFQRKALSLENLRGIVQCTTKVTCMVFTILIGATVFTLVFRGYGGEDVIHGILSSLPGGLLGAMLVTMLVMFLLGFFLDFIEIIFVVVPIVAPILLGMGADPIWLAIMMAINLQTSFLTPPFGFALFYLRGVAPKEVATGSIYRGALPFVAIQVIVLGLIATTPAIATWLPHKFYGTNIQTLDPSAIQTEAPEVLDKDGNRPSWLIDF; this is encoded by the coding sequence ATGACTGAAATCATGCTTTATTCCATGCTTTTTGTGATTTTTGCAGGATTGTTGCTTGGCTATCCCGTAGCTTTTGTTTTGGCAGGTGTGTCATTGCTGTTCGCTTTTTTAGGCTCGGCAATGGATGTTTTTGATATTTCTTTTCTCAACGCCCTTCCCAACCGCATTTATGGCATTATGCTCAATGAGCTTTTGCTTGCTGTGCCACTTTTTATATTTATGGGCGTAACATTAGAACGCGCTAAAATTGCCGAAGATCTGCTCGAAACTATGTCTGCACTGTTTGGTACGTTGCGTGGGGGGTTGGGAATTTCGGTATTAATTGTTGGCGCATTGCTTGCCGCATCCACCGGAATTGTTGGTGCAACCGTGGTAACCATGGGGTTAATATCGCTTCCCAGCATGATAAAGGCTGGATATTGCCCCCGAATTTCCAGCGGAACGATTTGCGCCGCAGGCACTTTAGGACAGATTATCCCTCCTTCTATCGTGCTCATTTTGCTGGGCGATCAAATTTCCAGTGCATGGCAAACCACACAAATGCGACACGGCATTACCGCCACTGCCCCCGTAACCATTGCTGATTTATTTGTGGCGGCGCTGCTCCCGGGCGCATTACTGGTGGGCTGCTATTTAACATGGCTGATACTCAATGCATTATTCTGTGCAAAAAAACTTCCTGCAATGAAAAGCGAAGAGCGTACGCGCATTATGGGCAATAAAGGTTTTATGTGCGTTTGCAAGGTATTATTTCCACCACTTTTTCTTATTGCCATCGTACTTGGCAGCATATTGCTGGGGTTTGCAACCGCTACAGAATCTGCCGCAGTGGGTGCTGTGGGCGCGTTGTTGCTTGCATTTCAGCGCAAAGCGCTATCACTCGAGAATTTACGCGGCATAGTTCAATGCACAACAAAAGTCACCTGCATGGTATTCACCATATTAATTGGTGCCACCGTATTTACACTGGTTTTTCGCGGATATGGCGGCGAAGATGTTATCCACGGCATATTAAGTAGCTTACCCGGTGGATTGCTGGGCGCAATGCTTGTAACTATGCTGGTAATGTTTTTGCTGGGATTCTTCCTCGATTTTATCGAAATTATTTTTGTAGTTGTCCCCATCGTTGCCCCTATTTTACTTGGCATGGGAGCAGATCCTATATGGCTGGCAATTATGATGGCGATTAACCTGCAAACATCATTTTTAACGCCACCCTTTGGTTTTGCTTTATTTTATTTACGCGGTGTAGCCCCAAAAGAAGTAGCTACCGGCAGTATTTATCGCGGCGCTTTACCTTTTGTGGCCATTCAGGTAATTGTTCTGGGCTTAATTGCCACTACTCCAGCTATCGCCACTTGGTTGCCACATAAATTTTATGGCACAAACATACAAACACTCGATCCAAGTGCTATTCAAACTGAAGCACCAGAAGTTTTAGATAAAGATGGAAACCGGCCAAGCTGGCTAATTGATTTTTAG
- a CDS encoding TRAP transporter small permease subunit, with protein MAWLTLATVLLMCLNVALRYAFNVGAAWQIELVLAIHAATFLATMGYTLQAGEQVRVDVFYAGFSNRKKALVDLIGTITLLFPVCFALIYYSWGFVHSSWQLYEASSEYNGLQGIFLLKSFLLIGPALLMLQGIAVIAESAKTLTQQKALHD; from the coding sequence ATGGCGTGGTTAACCTTAGCTACCGTGTTGCTTATGTGCCTTAATGTCGCATTGCGCTATGCATTTAACGTGGGCGCAGCATGGCAAATAGAATTAGTGCTGGCAATTCATGCCGCTACCTTTTTGGCCACAATGGGATACACATTGCAAGCGGGCGAGCAAGTGCGCGTAGATGTATTTTATGCAGGCTTCTCAAACCGTAAAAAAGCACTTGTAGACCTTATAGGCACCATTACTTTGCTTTTTCCTGTTTGCTTTGCACTGATATATTATTCGTGGGGTTTTGTGCATTCATCATGGCAACTCTATGAAGCTTCCAGTGAATATAATGGTTTACAAGGAATATTTCTGCTTAAGAGCTTTTTGCTCATTGGGCCTGCCCTGCTTATGCTGCAAGGCATTGCTGTGATTGCTGAATCTGCCAAAACTCTCACACAGCAAAAGGCGCTCCATGACTGA
- a CDS encoding arylesterase: protein MLTACGEGQPIATPVKIVAFGDSLTAGYQLPANKAMPAILQERFAQNGHTGVHIINMGISGDTTQDGLARLNLVLNAQPDIVILELGANDILRQISASKSRENLEEMIEELLDRDIRVLLSGVKIPNIYVIGNKNMGDYGAMFDSLSEKYDIEYYPNFLAGVQGKAEMNLQDGLHPNADGAKGIANRLYPLVLDMAQDVAKQTQSP, encoded by the coding sequence ATGTTAACCGCTTGTGGAGAGGGTCAACCTATCGCAACACCTGTTAAAATCGTTGCTTTTGGAGATAGCCTGACTGCAGGATACCAGCTTCCAGCCAACAAAGCTATGCCCGCCATACTGCAAGAACGTTTTGCGCAAAACGGGCATACAGGTGTACATATCATCAATATGGGCATTTCTGGTGACACTACCCAAGATGGGTTGGCGCGTTTGAATCTGGTGCTCAACGCACAGCCAGATATTGTGATACTAGAACTGGGTGCCAATGATATTCTACGGCAAATTTCAGCCAGCAAATCCCGCGAAAATCTGGAAGAAATGATAGAGGAGCTTCTTGATCGCGATATTCGTGTGCTGCTAAGTGGCGTAAAAATTCCAAATATCTATGTAATAGGTAATAAAAATATGGGGGATTATGGTGCCATGTTTGATAGCCTGTCGGAAAAATATGACATTGAGTATTACCCCAATTTTCTGGCCGGAGTTCAGGGCAAAGCCGAAATGAACCTTCAGGATGGACTGCATCCTAATGCCGATGGTGCAAAAGGAATTGCAAACCGTTTGTATCCTCTGGTGCTGGATATGGCACAAGATGTCGCCAAACAAACGCAGTCGCCTTAA
- a CDS encoding A/G-specific adenine glycosylase, producing the protein MYNISLSSLCEFHHKLHLWYGAHGRHSLPWRNTRDAYAIYVSEVMLQQTQVKTVLSRFYAPFLQAFPTLQALANAPQESVLKQWEGLGYYSRAANMHKAAQIAAPQLPGNVESLLMLPGIGQNTAHAIAAFAYNQPVPVMEANVKRVICRIFALTHPTDKQLWSYAFALLDSKQPFEYNQAMMDVGAMLCTKRNPDCLACPANTICSGKNASGAYPATKTKKVIPIRTAKIIVWQDSEGKIMIQPRITDFLKGLYGFSEYPLDAENFYCDNVSYTMKDAVFLGNVNQTYSHFKMNAEVWRIFVKPNNEGQWFDKNALQEITLSGIDHKIAALAFMPPDEDKQTEF; encoded by the coding sequence ATGTATAATATTTCTCTTTCCTCACTATGTGAGTTTCATCATAAGCTGCATCTATGGTATGGCGCTCACGGTCGGCATAGCTTGCCATGGCGTAATACCCGCGATGCCTATGCAATTTATGTGAGCGAAGTAATGTTGCAACAAACACAAGTGAAAACGGTGCTGTCGCGGTTTTATGCACCATTTTTGCAGGCATTTCCAACATTGCAGGCACTGGCTAATGCGCCACAAGAGTCGGTGCTAAAGCAGTGGGAGGGGTTAGGATATTATAGCAGGGCGGCAAATATGCATAAAGCGGCACAAATTGCTGCACCACAGTTGCCAGGCAATGTAGAATCGCTACTGATGCTACCAGGAATTGGCCAAAACACGGCTCATGCGATAGCGGCATTTGCCTATAACCAACCGGTGCCGGTTATGGAGGCGAATGTAAAACGGGTGATCTGCCGTATTTTTGCCCTGACACATCCTACAGATAAGCAATTATGGAGCTATGCTTTTGCTTTGCTCGATAGCAAGCAGCCTTTCGAATATAATCAGGCGATGATGGATGTTGGAGCAATGCTTTGCACAAAGCGTAACCCCGATTGTTTGGCTTGCCCTGCCAACACCATATGTTCAGGCAAAAATGCTTCGGGAGCCTATCCGGCCACTAAAACAAAAAAAGTGATTCCTATTCGTACAGCAAAAATCATTGTGTGGCAGGATAGCGAAGGTAAAATTATGATACAGCCACGCATAACGGATTTTTTAAAAGGTTTGTATGGCTTTAGCGAGTATCCGTTGGATGCAGAAAATTTCTATTGTGATAATGTATCTTATACTATGAAGGATGCAGTTTTTTTAGGCAATGTAAACCAAACATATAGTCATTTTAAAATGAATGCAGAAGTGTGGCGCATTTTTGTGAAACCGAATAATGAGGGGCAGTGGTTTGATAAGAATGCACTGCAAGAAATTACGCTCTCCGGCATTGACCATAAAATTGCAGCGCTGGCGTTTATGCCGCCTGACGAAGATAAACAGACAGAATTTTAA
- a CDS encoding DUF2336 domain-containing protein, which produces MLYRLFKAIRYVFTGSLERAPAPTPASTTKAHCDGEMLAPSTFDAPEGRLINDTTYTILKDTHTADDGSKTAVEINSDAIIIETSEGTETLSLSAQDVSMNNVDEDVRLQIARKISLLLPELAESKKEQLMRHVFRVLFVMAEDQLPRIRQMIAEELRDSHDAPPELIRKLAWDEELEVAAPILEFSPLLGDSDLLEIIANSEIPGVVEAVSRRQEVSTDVTDAIIRNVTHSRVDEDDARVINNLLSNKRAHFNEKTLEIVVEEAPNYEIWHESLLDRPELTTRTINKIARFVSEAMIMDMEDRGMITKELGENLTKAIASRLYNPHIDREKEADRQAINLFTQGDLDSQYVMAALDSGEREFVVAAISLLADVPKSATKKIIDSDNPKDITALAWKSGISMRDAIQLQLKLAKIHYSKLLYARDGKYFPLSEGEMLKILSVYLRQAA; this is translated from the coding sequence ATGTTATACCGCCTTTTTAAAGCTATCAGATACGTGTTTACCGGCTCATTAGAACGCGCGCCTGCTCCCACACCTGCCTCTACTACCAAAGCACATTGCGATGGTGAAATGCTTGCCCCCTCCACTTTTGATGCCCCCGAAGGCAGACTAATAAACGACACCACCTATACAATTTTAAAAGATACGCATACCGCTGATGATGGCAGCAAAACTGCCGTAGAAATTAATAGTGACGCTATCATCATTGAAACTTCAGAAGGCACAGAAACGCTTTCTCTCAGTGCGCAAGATGTATCGATGAATAATGTAGACGAAGATGTGCGTTTGCAAATCGCCCGTAAAATATCGCTTCTGTTGCCAGAATTAGCCGAATCTAAAAAAGAGCAGTTAATGCGGCATGTGTTCCGTGTATTGTTTGTTATGGCCGAAGATCAATTGCCACGTATACGACAAATGATAGCCGAAGAACTGCGTGATAGTCATGACGCCCCGCCAGAGCTTATACGCAAACTGGCGTGGGATGAAGAACTGGAAGTCGCCGCTCCTATTTTGGAATTTTCTCCCTTACTGGGCGACAGCGACTTATTGGAAATTATTGCTAACAGCGAGATACCAGGTGTAGTAGAAGCAGTATCGCGCCGTCAGGAAGTTTCGACAGATGTTACCGATGCTATCATACGCAACGTCACCCATTCCCGTGTAGATGAAGACGATGCACGGGTTATCAACAATCTACTTTCGAATAAGCGTGCGCATTTTAACGAAAAAACACTAGAAATAGTGGTAGAAGAAGCCCCGAATTATGAAATCTGGCATGAGTCACTGCTGGACCGTCCGGAACTTACCACGCGTACCATCAATAAAATTGCCCGCTTTGTTTCGGAAGCGATGATTATGGACATGGAAGACCGTGGCATGATAACCAAAGAGCTGGGCGAAAACCTCACCAAAGCAATTGCAAGCCGGCTATATAACCCGCATATAGATCGTGAAAAAGAAGCAGATCGTCAGGCTATCAATCTATTTACCCAAGGTGACCTGGATTCGCAATATGTGATGGCAGCACTCGATAGCGGCGAGCGTGAATTTGTGGTGGCCGCCATATCGCTACTGGCAGATGTTCCCAAATCCGCTACCAAAAAAATTATTGATTCCGACAACCCTAAAGACATTACCGCACTCGCGTGGAAATCTGGCATTTCCATGCGTGACGCCATACAGCTGCAATTAAAGCTGGCAAAAATTCACTATTCAAAGCTGTTATATGCACGGGATGGAAAGTATTTTCCGTTATCCGAAGGCGAAATGCTTAAAATTCTGTCTGTTTATCTTCGTCAGGCGGCATAA
- a CDS encoding EAL domain-containing protein, protein MSANNKAVESLRSERDRFVAFSFASADILIELDEDANILFMDGAVSGLLGKKSVEFTGESFLNLVHSNDATLAHKMLCEDLKQDRIDQERIHLQSKFGDAIPFALSGYKLSALKNHYYLTLTFLKAELSPAELDKRDHKTGLYKKDSFANAAVKHIQDAKGSNKEVHITLLDLPELTELLDHLTTDAAQNLLHDISNYLRSHSLNGDSAGLVEEGAYSVILDANTDPKQIMNQLFEITRNADPSGKGVRGHSETIEAGDSTLSALDCANALLYTITRFAESEGKEFNIHSLSDGYQSMLQETVQKISEFKNTVDGNRFQLAFQPIVDLKNGIIHHYEALVRIEGETSFENPFSFISFGEQAGIIGEFDLAMCQRAIEVLLDAREQGHRPKVAVNLSGKSLSSDLYLDALREITSRNAGINKQLIFEITESAKITDFEMANIFLQELREQGFLCCLDDFGVGESSFNYLRRLQVDFVKIDGSYVRESLTTPRGKHLLKAMANMCKELGIVTIGEMVEDEKVAALLWESGVRFGQGYLFGKPTIDASTLVHCQEVNPYYHGIMRAKRFD, encoded by the coding sequence ATGTCAGCAAATAACAAAGCGGTAGAAAGCTTGCGTTCTGAAAGAGATCGCTTCGTGGCGTTTTCTTTTGCATCGGCTGATATATTGATAGAACTGGACGAGGATGCCAACATCTTATTCATGGACGGCGCTGTCAGCGGCTTACTTGGTAAAAAATCAGTTGAATTTACCGGTGAGTCATTTCTCAATCTTGTGCATAGCAACGATGCTACGCTAGCGCATAAGATGTTATGCGAAGACTTAAAGCAAGATCGAATCGATCAGGAGCGTATTCACTTACAATCGAAGTTTGGCGATGCAATTCCTTTTGCGCTAAGCGGCTATAAATTAAGCGCGCTAAAAAATCATTACTATCTCACACTCACCTTTTTAAAAGCAGAGCTGAGCCCTGCAGAGCTTGATAAACGCGACCATAAGACAGGGCTGTATAAGAAGGACAGTTTTGCCAATGCTGCGGTAAAGCATATTCAGGATGCGAAGGGTAGCAATAAAGAAGTGCATATCACGTTACTAGATTTGCCAGAGCTTACGGAACTTTTAGATCACCTTACAACCGATGCAGCACAAAATTTACTTCATGATATCAGTAATTATTTACGCTCCCACTCGCTCAATGGCGATTCTGCAGGTTTGGTAGAAGAAGGTGCATATAGCGTAATTCTCGATGCAAACACCGACCCCAAGCAAATCATGAATCAATTATTTGAGATAACACGCAATGCCGATCCCAGCGGCAAAGGTGTGCGTGGCCACAGCGAGACCATTGAAGCGGGTGACTCCACACTCAGCGCACTCGATTGTGCCAATGCCCTTCTATACACAATTACTCGCTTCGCCGAATCTGAAGGAAAAGAGTTTAATATTCACTCGCTTTCCGATGGTTATCAAAGCATGTTGCAAGAAACGGTGCAAAAAATCAGTGAATTTAAAAACACGGTTGATGGTAATAGGTTTCAACTCGCCTTTCAGCCTATTGTTGATTTAAAAAACGGCATAATCCATCATTATGAAGCACTAGTGCGTATTGAGGGCGAAACATCGTTCGAAAACCCGTTTAGCTTCATTAGCTTTGGCGAGCAGGCTGGTATTATTGGTGAGTTCGATCTGGCTATGTGTCAGCGTGCTATAGAAGTCTTGCTTGATGCACGAGAGCAAGGGCATCGCCCTAAGGTTGCTGTTAATCTTTCAGGAAAATCTTTAAGTTCCGATTTATATCTTGATGCACTGCGCGAAATAACTTCACGCAATGCCGGAATAAATAAGCAGCTTATTTTTGAAATCACCGAATCTGCTAAAATAACCGACTTTGAAATGGCAAATATCTTTTTGCAAGAATTACGCGAGCAAGGTTTTTTATGTTGTCTTGATGACTTCGGCGTGGGCGAATCGTCATTTAATTATCTACGGCGCTTACAAGTGGATTTTGTTAAAATTGATGGTAGCTATGTACGCGAGTCACTCACTACTCCACGGGGCAAGCATTTATTAAAGGCCATGGCCAATATGTGTAAAGAATTGGGTATTGTTACGATTGGTGAAATGGTAGAGGATGAAAAAGTTGCGGCATTATTATGGGAAAGTGGCGTTCGCTTTGGACAAGGTTATTTGTTTGGAAAGCCCACTATAGATGCAAGCACATTGGTGCATTGCCAAGAGGTGAACCCTTATTATCATGGTATAATGCGCGCAAAAAGGTTTGATTAG
- the dapD gene encoding 2,3,4,5-tetrahydropyridine-2,6-dicarboxylate N-succinyltransferase, producing MATTATKPAEYMDLEATINSAWDNRETLNLSTHGAVRDAVDTVLGLLDTGKLRVAEKSGADWQVNQWAKKAVLLSFRLNDMRPMGSSESATWFDKVPSKFHNWSEKEFREAGFRAVPGCFVRQSAFIAPDVVLMPSFVNIGAYVDSGTMVDTWVTIGSCAQIGRNCHISGGVGIGGVLEPLQANPVIIEDNCFIGARSEVAEGVVVEEGAVISMGVFLGASTKIVDRESGAVSYGRVPAYSVVVPGTLPGKTPTSPSLACAVIVKRVDEKTRSKTSINELLRA from the coding sequence ATGGCCACTACAGCAACCAAGCCCGCTGAATACATGGATTTAGAAGCAACCATTAATTCTGCGTGGGACAATCGCGAAACATTAAATTTATCTACTCATGGCGCTGTTCGTGATGCAGTTGACACCGTATTAGGGCTGCTGGATACAGGAAAGTTGCGCGTGGCAGAAAAATCTGGTGCGGATTGGCAGGTGAATCAATGGGCGAAAAAAGCGGTGTTGTTATCGTTTCGCCTGAATGATATGCGGCCAATGGGGAGCAGTGAATCAGCTACGTGGTTCGATAAAGTCCCCAGCAAATTTCATAACTGGTCAGAAAAAGAGTTTCGCGAAGCAGGGTTTCGTGCTGTTCCGGGTTGTTTTGTGCGCCAATCGGCTTTTATTGCGCCAGATGTGGTGCTGATGCCGAGTTTTGTAAATATTGGTGCCTATGTGGATAGCGGCACAATGGTAGATACTTGGGTAACGATTGGCTCGTGCGCTCAAATCGGTAGAAACTGCCATATATCTGGTGGTGTTGGCATAGGTGGCGTTCTGGAGCCATTACAGGCGAATCCTGTGATTATCGAAGATAATTGTTTTATCGGCGCACGCAGCGAAGTAGCCGAAGGTGTGGTGGTTGAAGAAGGTGCGGTGATTTCCATGGGGGTTTTCCTTGGCGCATCCACTAAAATCGTAGATCGCGAATCCGGTGCTGTGAGCTATGGACGGGTGCCTGCCTATTCGGTGGTAGTTCCAGGTACATTGCCGGGTAAAACACCAACATCTCCTTCTTTGGCGTGTGCTGTTATTGTGAAACGGGTAGACGAAAAAACCCGCTCCAAAACTTCGATTAACGAATTGTTGCGTGCATAA
- the dapE gene encoding succinyl-diaminopimelate desuccinylase — protein MSSDTLKLAQKLIQVDSVTPDDGHGIAVMQEYLSDVGFECHELVFEDDEHGKVHNLYARIGEGSPNFCFGGHTDVVPPGNIAAWRAGPYSAEVIEGRLHGRGAEDMKGAIAAFAIAAKQFIESNNGVMPKGSISFLLTGDEEGPGVNGTPKMLNWLREQGEPLDVCLVGEPTNPEILGEMVKIGRRGSIITELVVLGKQGHVAYPALADNPVTKMVEVLHSLKNEVLDVGTEFFPPSNLEVTTVDVGNSSVNVIPEQAMARFNIRFNDLHHSDDLKKWIDLLCHKICGKDGYRLKFRVSGEAFLTPPGELSALVVNAIKRVTGIEPVLSTTGGTSDARVIKDYCPVIEFGTTGRTPHMVNEYVLVEDLNKLTEIYKNILLDYFK, from the coding sequence ATGTCATCAGATACCCTCAAACTCGCACAAAAGCTTATACAAGTCGATAGCGTGACACCGGATGACGGTCACGGTATTGCTGTGATGCAGGAATATTTAAGTGATGTGGGATTTGAATGCCATGAGCTGGTATTCGAAGATGATGAACATGGTAAAGTACATAATCTTTATGCGCGAATAGGCGAGGGCAGCCCCAATTTTTGCTTTGGTGGGCATACCGATGTAGTTCCACCAGGAAATATTGCGGCATGGCGGGCAGGCCCATATTCGGCAGAGGTGATTGAAGGGCGTCTGCATGGTCGTGGCGCTGAGGATATGAAGGGCGCAATTGCCGCTTTCGCCATAGCTGCAAAGCAGTTTATTGAATCGAATAATGGCGTAATGCCAAAAGGTTCTATCAGCTTTTTACTTACCGGCGATGAAGAAGGGCCAGGGGTAAATGGCACCCCGAAGATGCTCAATTGGCTGCGGGAGCAAGGTGAACCTCTGGACGTATGCTTGGTGGGAGAGCCAACAAACCCAGAAATATTAGGTGAAATGGTAAAGATTGGCCGCCGTGGCAGCATCATTACAGAGCTTGTAGTATTGGGCAAACAAGGGCATGTGGCTTATCCTGCATTGGCAGATAACCCCGTAACAAAAATGGTTGAAGTGCTGCACAGCCTGAAAAACGAAGTGCTGGACGTAGGAACTGAATTTTTCCCTCCATCTAATTTGGAAGTTACCACCGTAGATGTTGGCAATAGCTCTGTGAATGTAATACCCGAACAGGCTATGGCACGTTTTAATATCCGTTTTAATGACCTGCATCATTCTGATGATTTGAAAAAGTGGATAGATCTGCTTTGCCATAAAATCTGTGGCAAAGATGGTTATCGTCTCAAATTTCGTGTGAGCGGCGAAGCATTTTTAACGCCTCCTGGTGAACTGTCAGCGTTGGTAGTGAACGCCATTAAACGCGTAACTGGCATCGAGCCTGTATTGTCCACCACGGGTGGCACGTCGGATGCACGGGTGATTAAAGATTATTGTCCGGTAATCGAGTTTGGCACCACTGGACGCACGCCTCATATGGTAAATGAGTATGTTTTGGTGGAAGATTTAAATAAATTGACTGAAATCTACAAAAATATCCTATTGGATTATTTTAAATAA
- the truA gene encoding tRNA pseudouridine(38-40) synthase TruA produces MTRYKLIVEYDGVGLHGWQRQNDVPSGQQYLEEAIFQFCGENPTVHCAGRTDAGVHARGQVIHFDLHNKEYSGFRVKEALNYYLKETQLSILDGEVVSEDFHARFSATGRRYMYRIINRRAPLALDKYRAWQVSEPLNITAMIDATHELLGHHDFTSFRDSECQANSAMKTLDEMRFEPIDNEEFRIHVASRSFLHHQVRIMVGSLYLVGKGKWTRNDLAAARDAKNRHAAGPTAPAEGLYLTKVIY; encoded by the coding sequence ATGACCCGCTACAAGCTGATTGTGGAATATGATGGTGTGGGGCTGCATGGCTGGCAACGACAAAACGATGTGCCAAGCGGCCAACAATATTTAGAAGAAGCCATATTTCAATTTTGCGGAGAAAACCCCACCGTACATTGCGCCGGACGCACCGATGCAGGCGTACATGCACGTGGGCAGGTAATACATTTTGATTTGCATAATAAAGAATACTCCGGATTTCGTGTGAAAGAAGCTCTGAATTACTACCTGAAAGAAACACAGCTTTCTATATTGGATGGCGAAGTAGTGAGTGAAGATTTTCATGCCCGATTTTCGGCGACGGGGCGGCGCTATATGTACCGTATTATCAATCGCCGCGCTCCGTTGGCGCTGGATAAATATCGCGCATGGCAGGTTTCAGAACCACTTAATATAACCGCAATGATAGACGCTACGCATGAGCTATTAGGGCACCATGATTTCACCAGCTTTCGCGATAGTGAGTGTCAGGCGAATTCTGCCATGAAAACACTGGATGAAATGCGCTTTGAGCCAATTGATAACGAAGAATTCCGCATTCATGTTGCCTCGCGCTCTTTTTTACACCATCAGGTACGTATAATGGTGGGAAGCTTATATCTGGTGGGTAAGGGCAAATGGACACGCAACGATTTGGCTGCCGCCCGTGACGCTAAAAATCGCCACGCTGCTGGGCCAACCGCGCCGGCAGAAGGGTTATATCTTACCAAAGTTATATATTAA
- the fmt gene encoding methionyl-tRNA formyltransferase, producing the protein MPLKIVFMGTPDFAVPALQGLIDSAHKVVAVYTQPPRPAGRGQKLRPSPIHKLAESHNIPVQTPVNFKQITEVCALQDYVADIAVVAAYGLLLPKNVLKSFPYGCINIHPSALPRWRGAAPIHRTVMAGDTTTDICIMQMDEGLDTGAVLQRVTQPVADNITTGILHDKLAQDAAPILLDTLQQIETGQAQATPQPETGVTYAKKITKAESHIDWNLPNQAILQLINGLNPFPAAVTSLNGEPLKILSATLDNSPHSHKPGAVSGEDFTIACGKGMLRPTIVQRAGKKPMPVCEMLKGCPIAINTVLGN; encoded by the coding sequence ATGCCATTAAAAATAGTCTTTATGGGTACACCGGATTTTGCGGTTCCGGCGCTGCAAGGGCTTATTGATAGCGCTCATAAAGTTGTGGCAGTTTATACGCAACCCCCTCGTCCTGCGGGTCGAGGGCAAAAACTGCGCCCTTCTCCCATACATAAGCTGGCAGAAAGTCACAATATTCCTGTGCAAACTCCAGTGAATTTCAAACAAATAACTGAGGTTTGCGCTTTACAAGACTATGTAGCAGATATTGCAGTTGTTGCAGCATATGGCTTGTTGTTGCCAAAAAATGTTTTGAAAAGCTTCCCCTATGGCTGTATTAACATACACCCTTCCGCACTGCCCCGTTGGCGCGGTGCAGCGCCCATTCACCGTACCGTTATGGCTGGCGACACGACCACAGATATTTGCATTATGCAAATGGATGAGGGGCTGGATACGGGCGCAGTGCTGCAACGCGTTACCCAGCCCGTAGCAGATAACATCACCACCGGCATATTACACGACAAACTAGCGCAGGATGCTGCACCCATTTTGCTGGATACATTGCAGCAAATAGAAACTGGCCAAGCGCAGGCTACTCCACAACCCGAAACAGGAGTAACCTATGCTAAAAAAATCACAAAAGCAGAAAGCCATATCGATTGGAATTTACCGAACCAAGCAATTTTACAACTGATAAATGGCCTAAATCCGTTTCCTGCCGCAGTAACTTCACTGAATGGGGAGCCACTTAAAATCCTGTCTGCGACATTAGACAACTCACCCCATTCACATAAACCCGGAGCTGTTTCAGGCGAAGACTTTACCATCGCATGCGGCAAAGGCATGTTGCGCCCAACAATTGTGCAGCGCGCAGGAAAAAAGCCCATGCCCGTCTGCGAAATGCTCAAGGGGTGCCCTATCGCTATAAATACCGTGTTGGGCAATTGA